Proteins encoded within one genomic window of Streptomyces sp. NBC_01314:
- a CDS encoding methionine synthase encodes MKEHFSFGLATGIGSLPGGDAREAAKTVTGTFAWPETGMAHLPELPGRGPGADMIGRTAGMLVELYARVEPSGWRLGDRPGRDTKRARSWLGEDLDALEEHTQGYEGPLKVQAVGPWTLAAALELRNGEVALSDPGACRDLAGSLAEGLRQHLAELRRRAPGAQLVLQLDEPSLIAVLRGQVKSASGYRTHRAVDRQLIEATLRDVIGVHTPEGAVVVHSCAPDVPFALLRRAGATGISFDFTLLTERDDDVIGEAVEGGTKLLAGVVPTTEGPLSDPAGSVMGVRTLWRRLGLPPGLLAEAVTVTPTCGLAGVSPAYARHALAHCVKAAKSLADNPE; translated from the coding sequence GTGAAAGAACACTTCAGCTTCGGCCTCGCCACCGGCATCGGCTCCCTGCCCGGCGGTGACGCCAGAGAGGCTGCCAAAACCGTCACCGGCACATTCGCCTGGCCGGAGACCGGGATGGCCCACCTGCCCGAACTGCCCGGCAGAGGCCCCGGCGCCGACATGATCGGCAGAACCGCCGGAATGCTGGTCGAGCTGTACGCGCGCGTGGAGCCCAGCGGCTGGCGGCTCGGTGACCGACCGGGACGCGACACCAAGCGGGCACGTTCGTGGCTGGGCGAGGACCTGGACGCGCTGGAGGAGCACACGCAGGGGTACGAGGGCCCGCTGAAGGTGCAGGCCGTCGGACCATGGACGCTCGCCGCCGCGCTGGAGCTGCGGAACGGCGAGGTGGCCCTCTCCGACCCCGGCGCCTGCCGCGACCTCGCCGGCTCGCTCGCCGAGGGCCTGCGCCAGCACCTCGCCGAACTCCGCCGACGCGCACCGGGAGCCCAACTCGTCCTGCAGCTCGACGAACCCTCCCTCATCGCCGTCCTGCGCGGCCAGGTGAAGAGCGCGAGCGGCTACCGCACGCACCGCGCAGTCGACCGCCAACTCATCGAGGCCACACTCAGGGACGTCATCGGCGTCCACACGCCGGAAGGAGCGGTCGTCGTGCACTCCTGCGCCCCCGACGTACCCTTCGCGCTCCTGCGCCGGGCCGGTGCCACCGGGATCTCCTTCGACTTCACCTTGCTCACCGAGCGTGACGACGATGTGATCGGGGAAGCGGTGGAAGGGGGCACGAAGCTGTTGGCCGGTGTCGTGCCGACCACCGAGGGCCCGTTGTCGGACCCTGCCGGTAGCGTCATGGGTGTCAGGACGCTGTGGCGCAGGCTGGGGCTGCCTCCGGGGCTTCTCGCGGAGGCGGTCACGGTCACTCCGACGTGCGGACTCGCGGGGGTCTCCCCGGCGTACGCGCGTCACGCGCTCGCCCACTGCGTCAAGGCGGCGAAATCTCTCGCGGACAACCCAGAGTAA